In Methanosarcina siciliae T4/M, one genomic interval encodes:
- a CDS encoding iron ABC transporter substrate-binding protein — protein sequence MKTKTKVLFMAVILLTSVVLSGCVGNSAGEEKKGESSSSDSGSSSAKSAVIIVTDDIGREIPVPYPCERTVFLVENAMNSMYAVGGADEISGIGAVWYEDTKAPFFRAIDPSYDEKRLSRGSEQPSTETIATADPQVVFLWASDWGSEDIKAIEETLNTSVYGVYIDSLDDLQRQMKTLSKLIGKEERGEEVIELMNESMEKVTDVTGALSPGEKPTVYWMWGDVYGTAGLNSTANALIERAGGINVLNNWTNETKNVEHPVLNLEALLALDPEVIYMWNNENLDPVNITSGDTVDGIDFSTWSEISAVKNGRVYEISDPFVYDFHSPRLPLAMMHVAKDLHPDKFAALNLTAETDQYYVDVYGVHYPGFEPA from the coding sequence ATGAAGACCAAAACTAAAGTTCTCTTTATGGCAGTCATACTGCTGACTTCAGTCGTTTTAAGCGGCTGTGTGGGCAATTCGGCGGGTGAAGAAAAAAAGGGTGAAAGTTCCAGTTCCGATTCCGGTTCCAGCTCGGCTAAATCCGCTGTAATAATCGTTACTGACGATATCGGAAGAGAGATACCAGTTCCCTATCCCTGTGAAAGAACCGTGTTTCTGGTTGAAAATGCCATGAACTCGATGTATGCCGTGGGAGGTGCCGATGAAATTAGCGGAATAGGAGCTGTCTGGTATGAGGACACAAAGGCACCTTTCTTCAGGGCTATCGACCCGAGTTATGATGAAAAAAGGCTTTCCAGAGGAAGCGAACAGCCGAGTACCGAAACCATAGCAACGGCAGACCCTCAGGTTGTATTCCTCTGGGCATCGGACTGGGGAAGTGAAGATATAAAAGCAATTGAAGAGACCCTCAATACCTCTGTCTATGGGGTTTACATCGACAGCCTTGATGACCTGCAAAGGCAAATGAAAACGCTCAGTAAACTCATTGGAAAGGAAGAGCGCGGAGAAGAAGTAATTGAGCTTATGAATGAAAGTATGGAAAAGGTCACGGATGTAACCGGAGCCCTCTCCCCCGGAGAAAAGCCGACGGTTTACTGGATGTGGGGAGATGTATACGGCACTGCAGGCCTGAACAGTACAGCCAATGCCCTCATAGAGAGAGCGGGGGGAATAAACGTCCTCAATAACTGGACGAACGAAACAAAGAATGTGGAACACCCTGTCCTGAACCTGGAAGCCCTGCTTGCCCTGGACCCTGAGGTCATATACATGTGGAATAACGAAAACCTTGACCCTGTAAACATTACTTCCGGAGATACCGTGGACGGAATAGACTTCAGCACCTGGAGCGAAATTTCTGCCGTGAAAAACGGAAGAGTGTATGAGATCTCGGATCCTTTTGTCTATGACTTCCACTCCCCGAGACTGCCCCTTGCAATGATGCATGTTGCAAAAGATCTGCACCCTGACAAATTTGCAGCCCTGAACCTTACGGCAGAAACGGATCAGTATTATGTTGACGTGT
- a CDS encoding FmdE family protein — MIKMSGECSRENTGVNQIAPFSEVSKFHGHVCPGLTIGYMAARAGMEELSVDRDLDEELVTIVENDGCGVDAVQVVTGCTIGKGNLIYRDYGKQAFTFICRDSGKAVRFVLKSDFNIEDLDPELSELRPRVISGTATDSETLDFRTRINCISEYIREMPAEEMFDIKHVKVEIPRKARIFNSVKCSKCGEMFAESRARMENGEIVCISCYEEYTRGW, encoded by the coding sequence ATGATCAAAATGTCTGGAGAATGTTCGCGCGAAAACACAGGGGTAAATCAAATAGCACCCTTTTCCGAGGTTTCAAAGTTCCATGGGCATGTGTGTCCGGGGCTGACTATAGGTTATATGGCTGCCAGAGCCGGCATGGAAGAGCTTTCTGTTGACAGGGATCTCGATGAAGAACTTGTGACCATTGTGGAAAACGATGGTTGTGGAGTTGATGCGGTTCAGGTTGTAACGGGTTGCACTATTGGGAAAGGCAACCTCATCTACAGGGATTACGGGAAGCAGGCTTTCACTTTCATATGCAGAGACAGCGGCAAAGCCGTCAGGTTTGTGCTGAAATCTGATTTTAACATTGAGGACCTTGACCCTGAGTTAAGCGAACTTCGTCCCAGAGTGATATCAGGCACGGCTACTGATTCCGAAACTCTGGACTTCAGAACAAGGATTAATTGTATCTCGGAGTACATCCGAGAAATGCCGGCTGAAGAAATGTTCGACATAAAACATGTAAAAGTAGAAATTCCCCGAAAAGCCAGGATCTTCAATTCGGTAAAGTGTTCAAAATGCGGGGAAATGTTTGCAGAGTCTCGCGCCAGAATGGAGAACGGAGAGATAGTCTGCATATCCTGTTATGAGGAATATACAAGAGGTTGGTAA
- a CDS encoding ABC transporter substrate-binding protein, with the protein MKIGMAFSFLLSFFIISSVFGPLFLFPAAAAENSGEDSARVLKATWGASGGDWGFPSSLTFYPRGPGYVMTSFCFDSLVWPEETGNFTGLLASSWENSPDGLNWTFYLRENVTWHDGEPFTADDVTFTYDYIQGKAAISPIGAGWYNTAVIESVEALDDYTVRITLNQPYAPFMQQVAAVIPIMPEHIWKDVSDPTKYMEDEAAIGTGPFILDDYNKDQQSYKYSANENYFLGKPAVDTLIFVKSADPVISLKVGDVDEAGLTLDQVQALNDSENMKVIEGPGYWVYRLRFNIPANSILENTEVRKAIYHSLDCEEIQNKVLHGGGIAGNSGYVPPYSVWYNPNVTQYAYDPADAEKILDEAGYDEVGSDGIRLTPDGEKLEFQLLYSSDQQSQRIAELVQSYLKDVGIGVVLKPGDTKTVDGLVNAGNFDLAIYSHGTSTDPARMLNSFPTSTGWNDTEFVSLANQQTSTVDEEERKELVDRMQVLIAENVPTIPLLYRNVYSACNQDKFDGFFYTPGGVGGGVPTEYNKLVFIYGEWNGQGTASTGNNPASSVDSPSMNAPGILTALMAFAAVFMLYRLKR; encoded by the coding sequence ATGAAGATTGGAATGGCATTTTCGTTTCTCTTATCCTTCTTTATCATCAGTTCCGTATTCGGTCCGCTTTTCCTTTTCCCGGCTGCAGCTGCAGAAAATTCCGGGGAGGACAGTGCCAGGGTTCTTAAAGCAACCTGGGGAGCAAGTGGCGGGGACTGGGGATTTCCCTCTTCCCTAACCTTTTACCCGAGAGGCCCGGGTTATGTAATGACAAGTTTCTGTTTTGACTCGCTTGTCTGGCCTGAAGAAACAGGGAACTTTACGGGGTTGCTTGCAAGCTCCTGGGAGAACTCCCCTGATGGGCTTAACTGGACTTTTTACCTGCGGGAAAATGTGACCTGGCATGACGGAGAACCGTTTACGGCAGATGATGTGACCTTCACATACGATTACATCCAGGGAAAAGCAGCAATAAGCCCGATCGGAGCAGGCTGGTATAATACGGCAGTCATTGAAAGCGTGGAAGCTCTGGACGACTATACGGTCCGGATAACGCTCAACCAGCCGTATGCACCTTTTATGCAGCAGGTAGCTGCCGTAATTCCTATCATGCCGGAACATATCTGGAAAGATGTCTCTGACCCGACAAAATACATGGAAGATGAAGCTGCCATCGGCACAGGGCCTTTCATCCTTGACGATTATAACAAAGATCAGCAATCTTACAAATACTCCGCGAATGAGAACTATTTCCTTGGAAAACCGGCTGTTGATACTCTTATCTTTGTGAAATCCGCTGACCCCGTTATTTCCCTTAAGGTAGGAGACGTAGACGAAGCCGGCCTTACCCTGGACCAGGTCCAGGCCCTGAACGATTCGGAGAACATGAAAGTGATCGAGGGTCCCGGATACTGGGTGTACAGGCTGAGGTTCAACATCCCTGCAAATTCCATTCTTGAAAATACCGAGGTCAGAAAAGCAATTTACCATTCCCTTGACTGCGAGGAAATCCAGAATAAAGTACTTCACGGCGGAGGAATTGCAGGCAATTCGGGATACGTGCCTCCCTACTCCGTCTGGTATAACCCGAATGTAACACAGTACGCATATGATCCTGCAGATGCCGAAAAAATCCTTGATGAGGCAGGATACGATGAAGTGGGTTCGGACGGGATCAGGCTTACCCCGGATGGCGAAAAGCTTGAGTTCCAGTTGCTTTATAGTTCGGACCAGCAGAGCCAGAGGATAGCAGAACTTGTCCAGAGTTACCTGAAAGACGTGGGTATCGGAGTGGTCCTTAAGCCGGGAGACACGAAAACCGTGGACGGCCTGGTAAATGCAGGCAACTTTGACCTGGCTATCTATTCCCACGGTACCTCAACAGACCCTGCGAGGATGTTGAATTCTTTCCCGACATCCACGGGCTGGAATGACACCGAATTCGTATCCCTGGCAAACCAGCAGACGAGCACCGTAGATGAAGAGGAACGTAAGGAGCTCGTAGACCGGATGCAGGTTTTGATCGCTGAGAATGTTCCGACAATTCCCCTCCTGTACAGGAACGTTTACAGTGCCTGTAACCAGGATAAGTTCGACGGCTTTTTCTACACCCCCGGAGGCGTTGGTGGAGGAGTCCCCACGGAATACAACAAACTGGTTTTCATCTACGGAGAGTGGAACGGTCAGGGTACTGCTTCTACCGGGAACAATCCTGCCAGTTCAGTGGACAGTCCTTCGATGAACGCTCCCGGAATCCTGACAGCATTGATGGCATTTGCAGCTGTTTTCATGCTGTACAGACTAAAAAGGTAA
- a CDS encoding ABC transporter permease, which produces MSDRVQWGHIFSRGLEYALTFFLILAVNFFLPRFMPGGPLLSVLGSQSADLPVVIDEETKLKLMDYYHLNDPLYLQFFHYLKDAAHLDFGYSIFYNVPVVDVISGRLPWTLLLMGSALLLSTVLGILFGLESSWNRGKKLDSLLLIGLPLFRSVPVFFLGSILIFLFGYRLGMFPVSGALTPYMDYQGFSSMVKDIASHLILPLACLSAFEMPGTYLLVRNVCSQQLESPYVLMDIARGLKDSHVKRHILLNSIGPVVNQVAAMLGFMVGGALFVETVFSYPGMGLLVYNAFIERDYPVLQGAFVFIALFVLACNYAADIVCSYIDGRAGQE; this is translated from the coding sequence TTGTCGGACAGAGTTCAGTGGGGCCACATATTCTCAAGAGGGCTGGAGTATGCCCTCACATTCTTTTTGATCCTTGCTGTCAATTTTTTTCTGCCCCGCTTTATGCCCGGAGGTCCGCTGTTAAGCGTGTTAGGGAGCCAGAGTGCCGACTTACCGGTGGTCATCGATGAGGAGACAAAATTAAAGCTGATGGACTACTACCACTTAAATGACCCTCTGTACTTACAGTTCTTTCACTACCTGAAAGATGCAGCACATCTGGATTTTGGCTATTCGATATTCTACAATGTGCCTGTGGTCGATGTAATCTCCGGCAGGTTACCCTGGACCCTACTCCTTATGGGATCCGCACTGCTGCTGTCAACAGTACTGGGAATTTTGTTCGGGCTCGAATCTTCCTGGAACCGGGGAAAAAAGCTGGATAGCCTGTTGCTTATAGGGCTACCTTTGTTTCGGTCCGTTCCGGTATTCTTTTTAGGATCGATCCTCATCTTCCTTTTTGGGTACAGGCTGGGCATGTTCCCGGTTTCCGGAGCTCTGACTCCTTACATGGATTATCAGGGCTTTTCCTCCATGGTAAAAGACATTGCTTCCCACCTGATACTTCCGCTGGCGTGCCTTTCGGCTTTTGAGATGCCGGGCACATACCTGCTTGTAAGAAATGTTTGTTCCCAGCAGCTCGAAAGCCCCTATGTCCTGATGGATATTGCAAGGGGTCTGAAGGACAGCCATGTTAAGAGGCACATCCTTCTCAATTCCATCGGGCCCGTGGTGAACCAGGTAGCCGCAATGCTCGGATTCATGGTAGGGGGGGCTTTATTCGTGGAGACTGTATTTTCCTATCCCGGAATGGGGCTTCTTGTCTATAATGCCTTTATCGAAAGAGATTATCCTGTCCTTCAGGGGGCTTTTGTTTTTATCGCCCTCTTTGTGCTGGCATGCAACTATGCAGCTGATATCGTCTGTTCATACATTGATGGCAGGGCCGGACAGGAGTGA
- a CDS encoding ABC transporter permease, protein MHEKTVSQRLKTPKGIAGLAILAFFILMAVSAPFLAPYGSSDISSQPLLSPDNDHPLGTDDVGRDIFTELLYGSRTSLTVAFVVSFGVLVIGTLGGVFSGYVGGTFDRVLMRGVDIFLMIPDLPLILILAAYLRPSIWNIIFILIIMGWPVGARVTRAQTRTLKVSGHVDFARVSGAKPWYVVRKHIVPDLYPIMVTSIVMQSIRAILSESGLAFLGLGDPSYPSWGTMIKYAIAYPMIFFTDAWMWWLLPAGMCITLLVLGFVLLGQSLEGDY, encoded by the coding sequence ATGCACGAAAAAACTGTCTCACAGCGGTTAAAAACACCGAAAGGAATCGCAGGGCTTGCAATTCTGGCTTTTTTCATTTTAATGGCTGTATCCGCACCTTTCCTGGCTCCTTACGGGTCCTCTGACATCTCAAGTCAGCCTTTACTTTCTCCGGATAATGATCATCCGCTCGGTACCGATGATGTGGGAAGGGACATCTTCACGGAGCTCCTTTACGGCTCAAGGACTTCACTTACGGTCGCTTTTGTCGTATCTTTCGGGGTGCTGGTAATAGGTACCCTCGGAGGGGTATTTTCAGGATATGTGGGGGGGACCTTTGACAGGGTCCTGATGAGAGGCGTTGATATTTTCCTCATGATCCCGGACCTCCCCCTCATCCTCATCCTTGCAGCATACCTGAGGCCGAGCATCTGGAATATTATTTTCATCCTGATCATTATGGGATGGCCCGTGGGCGCAAGGGTCACAAGGGCTCAGACCCGGACCCTCAAGGTATCCGGCCATGTGGATTTTGCCCGGGTATCCGGGGCCAAGCCCTGGTATGTGGTCAGGAAACACATTGTTCCGGACCTGTATCCCATCATGGTCACTTCCATTGTAATGCAGTCCATCCGTGCCATTCTGTCGGAGTCAGGGCTTGCTTTCCTGGGGCTTGGAGACCCTTCTTACCCGAGCTGGGGGACCATGATAAAATATGCAATAGCCTATCCTATGATATTTTTCACGGATGCGTGGATGTGGTGGCTGCTGCCTGCAGGGATGTGCATAACACTGCTTGTACTCGGATTTGTGCTTCTGGGCCAGTCCCTGGAAGGTGATTATTGA
- a CDS encoding ABC transporter ATP-binding protein: protein MPVLDIEGLTVDFTTRMGTHHVLKNVNLRIERGEIVGLIGESGCGKSTLAMSVLDINTRNRNMSGQIRFMGEDLQKLDRERMRKLRGRHIGFIPQASMNALNPLVRVKKQFMETIRAHVDMPEKEMFALSRDMLSLVSIDPGRINAFPYEFSGGQRQRLMIALSMLLSPELIIADEPTTALDAMIQLQIIDLLKNTAREKNTSLLVISHDLHTISKICDRIYIMYAGRIVEKGTKEEILKRPLHPYTQKLLSSRLPLTVEPVRVKGIPGTPPSTLKVYQGCEFLERCERGSELCREKKPPECTGSARVSCHLFHVEG from the coding sequence ATGCCTGTACTTGATATTGAGGGACTTACAGTTGATTTTACTACCCGAATGGGGACTCACCATGTGCTGAAAAACGTAAACCTTCGGATTGAAAGGGGTGAGATTGTGGGTCTGATAGGGGAGTCGGGTTGCGGAAAATCAACTCTTGCCATGAGTGTCCTTGACATAAATACCCGAAATAGGAACATGTCAGGGCAGATTCGCTTCATGGGAGAGGACCTTCAGAAACTCGACAGGGAAAGAATGCGGAAGCTCAGGGGCAGGCATATAGGATTTATACCCCAGGCTTCCATGAACGCGCTTAACCCGCTTGTACGTGTTAAAAAACAGTTCATGGAGACGATCAGGGCTCATGTGGATATGCCTGAAAAAGAAATGTTTGCTCTCAGCCGTGATATGCTTTCCCTGGTGTCCATAGACCCCGGAAGGATTAATGCTTTCCCCTATGAATTCAGCGGAGGACAGCGCCAGAGGCTTATGATTGCCCTTTCCATGCTTCTCTCTCCCGAACTGATTATTGCCGATGAGCCTACCACTGCCCTTGATGCAATGATCCAGTTGCAAATCATAGACCTGTTGAAGAATACGGCCCGGGAAAAAAATACCTCCCTGCTTGTGATTTCCCATGACCTGCATACGATTTCCAAAATTTGCGACCGGATTTACATAATGTATGCAGGGAGAATCGTGGAAAAGGGTACGAAAGAAGAGATTCTGAAGAGGCCGCTTCATCCGTATACGCAAAAATTGTTGAGTTCGAGATTACCCCTTACTGTCGAACCTGTAAGGGTGAAGGGTATACCCGGCACGCCTCCGTCTACCCTGAAAGTGTATCAGGGATGTGAATTTCTGGAAAGATGCGAAAGGGGTTCCGAGCTTTGCAGGGAGAAAAAACCTCCCGAATGTACTGGCAGTGCCAGAGTGTCGTGTCACTTATTTCATGTTGAGGGATGA
- a CDS encoding ABC transporter ATP-binding protein, producing MNENELVRVANVTKEFKSKRLFKDSSSVTALDGVSLSVEKNRILGIIGESGSGKTTLAKLILGLLKPTSGVISFADLKDGNGGLRKPEVQVIFQDPYDSLSHMMTIEEIVAEPYLIKHKNPCSADKVRSVLKSVGLTPVDEYLHKYPRSLSGGQRQRVAIARAIITSPDLVIADEPISMLDASIGVDILNLILEMNEKLGITFIFITHDIAAAAYVCDNIAVMNLGKIVEYGSRKQIIVECQDLYTSSLLSAAGADIIFSENKKRKVELAAKQVC from the coding sequence ATGAATGAAAATGAACTTGTCAGGGTTGCAAATGTCACAAAGGAGTTCAAGAGTAAAAGATTATTTAAAGACAGTTCGTCTGTCACCGCTCTTGATGGTGTGTCACTTTCCGTGGAAAAAAACAGGATACTTGGAATTATAGGGGAAAGCGGAAGTGGCAAGACTACTCTGGCTAAATTAATACTTGGTCTCCTGAAACCAACATCAGGAGTCATATCTTTTGCCGACCTGAAAGACGGGAACGGCGGGTTAAGGAAACCTGAAGTCCAGGTGATTTTTCAGGACCCTTATGATTCCCTGAGCCATATGATGACAATTGAAGAAATTGTGGCCGAGCCGTATTTAATAAAGCACAAAAACCCGTGCAGTGCCGATAAAGTACGCAGCGTCCTCAAATCCGTAGGTCTGACCCCTGTTGACGAGTACCTACATAAGTATCCGCGTTCCCTCAGCGGCGGGCAGCGACAGCGTGTGGCTATTGCCAGGGCGATAATTACCAGTCCCGATCTGGTAATAGCCGATGAGCCTATTTCCATGCTTGATGCTTCCATAGGTGTCGATATCCTTAACCTGATCCTTGAAATGAATGAAAAATTGGGGATTACATTCATTTTCATCACCCATGACATCGCTGCTGCCGCTTATGTATGCGATAACATTGCCGTGATGAATTTGGGAAAGATAGTCGAATACGGTTCCCGAAAGCAGATAATAGTCGAATGCCAGGATCTTTATACCAGTTCTTTGCTCTCAGCGGCAGGAGCAGATATCATATTCTCCGAAAATAAAAAACGTAAGGTTGAGCTGGCAGCCAAACAGGTCTGTTGA